The proteins below are encoded in one region of Salmo salar chromosome ssa02, Ssal_v3.1, whole genome shotgun sequence:
- the LOC123733281 gene encoding protein asteroid homolog 1-like: MGVLGLTSFIDDTGEILTDYHFRNSKLVIDGTNLYLSFFKSCLDQKHGGDYDDFEDQVCKFFKALRDCGIEPYVIIDGGSDFSDKKFETLLHRVQSTLNTANNLSKGLWGCGLLPILIKQVFKQVLSSLKVPFVQCIFEADQEIASLAQRWNCPVLSYDSDFYIFDIQAGYLPISHFKWHNASTQRWSTQNYIPCKRYTTTSFCRHFNINRQLLPVFAAIAGNDYVNLDKMGFPIRWEDNSPIEPNRNPRVVFFNKLLKWLASFQEQQEALDNVPRLIVSRNNQHNMDAALQALSLSIETYQLQPGCLEQFFIKDKAPDPGHLPRPSECPSRLDPAAVDEGDTSVLHNIHSAAEASDTGSPS; this comes from the exons ATGGGTGTCTTGGGTTTAACCAGCTTTATAGATGATACTGGAGAGATTTTAACAGATTATCACTTCAGAAACAGCAAGCTGGTCATAGATGGCACTAATCTCTACCTCTCTTTTTTTAAATCATGTTTGGATCAGAAGCATGGAGGGGATTATGATGATTTTGAGGACCAGGTCTGCAAGTTCTTTAAGGCTCTGAGAGATTGTGGCATTGAACCTTATGTGATTATAGATGGAGGCTCTGACTTTTCCGATAAAAAGTTTGAAACTCTCCTCCACCGAGTTCAATCAACGCTCAACACAGCCAACAACTTGTCCAAGGGGCTTTGGGGGTGCGGTTTACTACCAATCCTCATCAAACAAGTCTTCAAACAAGTCCTCTCCAGCCTGAAGGTGCCATTCGTACAGTGCATCTTTGAAGCAGACCAAGAAATAGCCTCCTTGGCTCAAAGGTGGAACTGTCCGGTCCTGTCCTATGACAGTgacttttatatttttgacatccaGGCAGGATATCTGCCCATCTCCCATTTTAAGTGGCACAACGCATCGACGCAACGCTGGAGTACTCAAAATTACATCCCCTGCAAGCGGTACACCACAACAAGCTTCTGCAGACACTTCAACATCAACAGACAGCTTCTCCCAGTCTTCGCTGCCATTGCAGGAAACGACTATGTCAACTTGGATAAGATGGGCTTTCCCATTAGGTGGGAAGACAACTCGCCGATTGAACCCAATCGAAATCCAA GGGTTGTCTTTTTCAACAAGTTGCTGAAATGGCTGGCCAGTTTCCAGGAGCAGCAGGAGGCCTTGGACAATGTGCCCAGACTCATCGTTTCTAGGAACAACCAACACAACATGGATGCTGCCCTCCAGGCCCTCTCTCTGAGCATAGAGACATACCAGCTTCAACCCGGTTGCCTGGAGCAGTTCTTCATTAAAGACAAGGCTCCTGATCCCGGCCATCTCCCCAGACCATCTGAGTGTCCTTCCAGACTGGACCCTGCTGCCGTTGATGAAGGGGACACTTCCGTCCTGCATAATATACATTCTGCAGCTGAGGCCAGTGATACAGGGAGTCCAAGTTGA
- the LOC123733272 gene encoding protein asteroid homolog 1-like, with protein sequence MVKAILPSAAKQLQLNKLDQCGLRCFWKPLVCPSPLNGVPHHLELPVAVTCYWLRHAHPQPDHPFLQALLLGLVYGELCRQRKSQRGFIEEGPVLERLRGLIQRGARSLDLGVAHAYSQWQRCMRDGLDLNQLLCFPLPEPQCAWLYRGTLVHQLVDELRGVVTPDSLLMEDPSSGQLYRAMLEAILNSQETETTGQPDGPSADSGAGG encoded by the exons ATGGTTAAAGCCATCCTGCCCAGTGCTGCAAAACAGCTCCAGCTAAACAAGCTGGATCAG TGCGGCTTGAGGTGTTTTTGGAAACCCTTGGTGTGTCCCAGTCCACTGAATGGTGTCCCACATCATCTGGAACTTCCTGTGGCTGTTACCTGCTACTGGCTGAGGCACGCCCATCCCCAACCAGACCATCCTTTCCTGCAGGCCCTGCTACTAGGACTGGTGTATGGAGAGCTCTGCAGACAGAGGAAGAGCCAGAGAG GGTTTATAGAGGAGGGACCAGTGTTGGAGAGGCTGAGAGGGCTGATTCAGAGAGGTGCTAGGAGTCTAGACCTGGGTGTGGCCCACGCCTACAGCCAATGGCAGCGCTGCATGAGGGATGGCCTTGACCTGAACCAACTGCTGTGCTTCCCTCTACCTGAGCCTCAGTGTGCCTG GCTGTACAGGGGCACTCTGGTGCACCAGCTTGTGGACGAACTGAGAGGGGTGGTGACCCCAGATTCTCTCCTGATGGAAGACCCTTCCTCTGGGCAGCTGTACAGAGCCATGCTGGAAGCCATACTCAACTCCCAGGAAACTGAGACCACTGGACAACCTGACGGCCCCTCTGCAGATTCTGGCGCTGGAGGATGA